AAGAGAATCCAAAAGAGTTCGAACTTGCATTTGCAAAAGCTTGGTTTAAACTCACACACAGAGATATGGGACCTCTTTCCCGTTATATCTCTAAAGACCTCCCCAAAGAACCTCTCATTTGGCAAGATCCTCTACCAGCAGTTGCTCACAAGTTAGTTGGTCCAAAAGAAATCGAGAGCCTAAAAGGTAAAATTCTAAAATCTGGACTGACGATTCCAGAACTTGTTAGAACCGCTTGGGCCTCTGCAGCGACTTTCCGCAGTACAGACATGAGAGGTGGAGCCAATGGTGCAAGGATCAGGTTAGCACCTCAAAAAAATTGGGCAGTGAATGATCCAGAGGAACTTTCCAAAACATTAAAGAAATTGGAAGAAATTCAATCCGACTTTAATGAATCAGGGAATAAAATTTCACTAGCCGATTTGATCGTACTTGCAGGAAGTGCTGCAATTGAAGAAGCAGCAAAAAAAGCGGGAACGAAAGTATCTGTTCCCTTCACTCCCGGTCGGACTGATGCCACAGTAGAACAAACAGATGTGTATTCGTTTTCCGTTTTAGAACTGAAAGCCGATGCATTCCGAAATTACTATGGTTCAGGTAACTCACTCTCACCTGCTGAGATGTTAGTGGACAGATCAAACATGCTTTCTCTAACCATTCCAGAAATGACAGTGCTTCTTGGAGGGATGAGATCTCTTGATTGCAATTCGGGAAAATCCAAACATGGAATTTTAACCAATCGCCCTGGAGTCCTTAGTAATGACTTCTTTGTCAATTTACTAGATATGTCCACAAAATGGCAAAAGTCTTCTCAAACGGAAGGACTTTACGAAGGTGTAGACCGCAAAACAGGCGCTAAGAAATGGACAGCAACTTCAGTGGATCTAATCCTTGGCTCCCACTCAGAACTACGAGCTGTTTCAGAAGTGTATGCGGCTGATGATGGTAAAGAAAAGTTTGTCAAAGACTTTGTTGCTGCATGGAACAAAGTAATGATGTTAGACAGGTTTGATATAAAGAAGTAAAATGCCTCAGAGTTCACGTAAAACTTTCCTTACCAAGTCATTGCATTTGGTAACCTCTCTCGTTCTCATTGAGAGAGGTTTGGGTTTGTCCTCGGAAGTGTTGGCAGAAAACAAACCTTCTGGATCGATCCCAGAGGGTTTCACTCCAGTATCCGAGTCGGACCCTACGGCCAAAGCATTAGGCTTTCATCAGGATGCCAAAAGAACTGACTTCATTCTCTATCCAGAAAGAAAAGAACCCTCTGCTAAAAAACAATTTTGTAAACATTGTGCGCAATATACGAAATTGAATGAGGAATGGGGGAAGTGTAATATTATCTCTGCAGGTATTGTATCTGGGCAGGGATGGTGTTCTGCTTGGTCAAAGCGAACATAGAGAGATGTCTACGCCTTTCTGAAACTACACGAAAAGGAATCTCAAGGACACCCTACTATTATAAAATGAGTAGGGTTTTTCCTTCTTATGGAATATTAAAAAAGTGATCAGATCTATTACCTTACTTCCAAACACATTGTGTCAGATCCACCTTTTCAAAAACCCATGGTTTGTGAGCATGTTTTGCATTTTTATCTTCGATCAAGTCAAATGATTTTGCTTCGGAAGAGATACTTTGAAAATGAAGAGTGAACGGAATATTTTTCATCTGAGTTCGTTTTGGACAAAGCCCCACTCCTTCCGATTTCAAAAAAGAATAGGATGTTCCCAAATCATCGCGAAACACCATTCCCTCTTTTAATACACAAACTTTTTTAGATTCTTTGGTATAGAATTCTAATTTTGTTTCAATATCTGAAACACAAACTTTACTGAGAACAACTACACCTAAAAATTCAGATTGCAAATCGCAACACTGAGGGGCTGGATTCCAAGTTC
The sequence above is drawn from the Leptospira sp. WS4.C2 genome and encodes:
- a CDS encoding high-potential iron-sulfur protein encodes the protein MPQSSRKTFLTKSLHLVTSLVLIERGLGLSSEVLAENKPSGSIPEGFTPVSESDPTAKALGFHQDAKRTDFILYPERKEPSAKKQFCKHCAQYTKLNEEWGKCNIISAGIVSGQGWCSAWSKRT